The following are encoded together in the Deinococcus malanensis genome:
- the rlmB gene encoding 23S rRNA (guanosine(2251)-2'-O)-methyltransferase RlmB — protein MLLYGRNPVMEALRDGRVSEVLLARGVEDAFVREIKALAEGVGGVRVRFSPRIELDQLAGTTQHQGILADVEDLAWASVDDILDRAESRGEDLVVVLLDGITDPRNFGAIIRSAEVLGAHGVVVEERRSAPLSPVVAKTAAGATSYLPVAQTKNLPRLMDQLKADGVWVYGAAGEAAQELSRVDFSGKVALVIGAEGEGMRRLVREKCDALVSIPVRGKVQSLNASVAAGILLYEATRGRK, from the coding sequence ATGTTGCTGTACGGGCGGAATCCGGTGATGGAAGCACTCAGGGACGGGCGGGTGTCTGAAGTGCTGCTGGCACGCGGCGTGGAAGACGCCTTCGTGCGCGAAATCAAGGCCCTAGCCGAGGGCGTGGGCGGCGTGCGCGTACGCTTCTCGCCGCGCATTGAGCTCGATCAGCTGGCCGGGACCACCCAGCATCAGGGCATCCTGGCCGATGTCGAGGATCTGGCCTGGGCCAGCGTGGACGACATCCTGGACCGCGCCGAGTCGCGCGGCGAGGACCTGGTGGTGGTCCTGCTCGACGGCATCACCGATCCGCGCAACTTCGGGGCGATTATCCGCAGCGCCGAGGTGCTGGGTGCGCACGGCGTGGTGGTCGAGGAACGTCGCAGCGCGCCACTCTCGCCGGTGGTCGCCAAGACTGCCGCCGGGGCCACGAGCTACCTGCCGGTGGCCCAGACCAAGAACCTGCCGCGCCTGATGGACCAGCTCAAGGCCGACGGAGTCTGGGTGTATGGCGCGGCCGGCGAGGCAGCGCAGGAACTGAGCCGGGTGGATTTCAGTGGCAAGGTGGCGCTGGTCATCGGCGCCGAGGGCGAGGGGATGCGCCGGCTGGTGCGCGAGAAGTGTGATGCCCTGGTCAGCATTCCGGTGCGCGGCAAGGTGCAGAGTCTGAACGCTTCGGTGGCGGCTGGCATCCTGCTGTACGAGGCCACCCGGGGCCGGAAGTGA
- a CDS encoding aldose 1-epimerase, giving the protein MNPPDSLKVQTISSPAMTLDILPDVGASVLNLRSASGRPVLRAVNPGNVQSSSQCASFTLLPFSNRVRDARFVFGGREVQLQVTTKDGLTQHGDVRNRPWQVSRPSATGLVCDFDSRHFANINWPWAFTARVEYLLHGPHLDTSVTLTNVDTLPMPAGLGLHPYFTRLHDGVDPALELPAALIYDTDERSLPLAEARPVRANEDFRRPTPLGERQPDQVYTAWDGVARLDWGARALTITADNVYSHVVLFAAPDGSLALEPVSHATDALNLANQGVVGADLRVLAPGQSLAGAVRFTLQGRW; this is encoded by the coding sequence GTGAACCCGCCAGACAGCCTGAAGGTACAGACCATCTCCAGCCCGGCCATGACGCTCGACATCCTGCCGGATGTGGGTGCCAGCGTGCTGAACCTGCGCTCAGCGTCGGGGCGGCCGGTGCTGCGCGCGGTGAACCCAGGCAACGTGCAGAGCAGCAGCCAGTGTGCCTCGTTTACCCTGCTGCCCTTCAGCAACCGGGTCCGGGACGCCCGCTTCGTGTTCGGGGGCCGCGAGGTTCAGCTGCAGGTGACCACCAAAGATGGGCTGACCCAGCATGGGGACGTGCGCAACCGGCCCTGGCAGGTGAGCCGGCCTTCGGCAACCGGGCTGGTGTGCGACTTCGACAGCCGCCACTTTGCCAACATCAACTGGCCCTGGGCCTTCACCGCGCGCGTGGAATACCTGCTGCATGGGCCCCATCTGGACACCAGCGTGACGCTGACGAACGTGGACACCTTACCTATGCCTGCCGGACTGGGGTTGCATCCTTACTTCACACGCCTGCACGACGGGGTGGACCCGGCCCTTGAACTGCCCGCCGCCCTGATCTATGACACCGATGAACGTTCGCTGCCCCTGGCAGAAGCACGGCCGGTTCGCGCCAATGAGGATTTTCGCCGCCCGACGCCGCTGGGAGAGCGGCAGCCGGATCAGGTGTATACCGCCTGGGACGGTGTCGCGCGCCTTGACTGGGGCGCGCGGGCACTGACCATCACGGCGGACAACGTCTACTCGCATGTGGTGCTGTTTGCTGCCCCGGACGGCAGCCTGGCACTGGAGCCAGTGTCCCACGCGACCGACGCCCTGAATCTGGCCAACCAGGGGGTAGTGGGGGCGGACCTGCGGGTGCTGGCCCCAGGGCAGAGTCTGGCCGGTGCGGTGCGGTTCACCCTGCAAGGACGCTGGTAG